Proteins co-encoded in one Kutzneria chonburiensis genomic window:
- the folE gene encoding GTP cyclohydrolase I FolE codes for MTSTVGRSGPLSGAASAAHGRFDRARAEAAVRELLIACGEDPDRDGLRDTPARVARSYRELFAGLYTDPESVLEKTFDESHEELVLVTDIPMYSTCEHHLVPFHGVAHIGYIPNGDGRVTGLSKLARLVDLYARRPQVQERLTSQIADSLMTKLNPRGAIVVIEAEHLCMAMRGVRKPGARTTTSAVRGIFKTSATSRAEAIELIKGR; via the coding sequence ATGACCAGCACTGTTGGCCGAAGCGGCCCCCTGAGTGGGGCCGCTTCGGCGGCTCACGGCCGGTTCGACCGGGCCAGGGCCGAGGCCGCGGTTCGCGAGCTGCTGATCGCCTGCGGCGAGGACCCGGACCGCGACGGCCTGCGCGACACGCCGGCCCGGGTGGCCCGCTCCTACCGCGAGCTGTTCGCCGGCCTGTACACGGATCCCGAATCCGTGCTGGAGAAGACATTCGACGAAAGCCACGAGGAATTGGTTCTCGTCACCGATATTCCGATGTATTCCACCTGTGAGCACCATTTGGTTCCATTTCATGGTGTTGCGCATATTGGCTACATTCCGAATGGCGACGGTCGGGTGACGGGGTTGTCGAAGCTGGCCAGGCTGGTCGATCTGTACGCGCGGCGGCCGCAGGTGCAGGAGCGGCTGACGTCGCAGATCGCCGATTCGCTTATGACCAAGCTGAATCCGCGCGGGGCGATCGTGGTGATCGAGGCGGAGCATTTGTGCATGGCGATGCGCGGGGTGCGTAAGCCGGGAGCCCGTACGACGACGTCGGCGGTGCGGGGCATTTTCAAGACTTCGGCGACCTCGCGGGCCGAGGCGATCGAACTGATCAAGGGACGTTAG
- a CDS encoding SAM-dependent methyltransferase gives MALHDWHSAWRAALYGPKGFFAGGARPADHFRTSPLVGPELAEAVVVLLDRVDMALDRPNPLDFVDVGAGGGELAAQVFARSERFGGRLRVRAVELTRPELPAGVEWSSELPDQVTGLVIAHEWLDSLPCRVVQMHGQRTVEVEVATDGTESLGDPVSSPWLDAWWPLAAEGQRAEIGSGRDAAWADLVSRVVAGAALAVDYGHFLASRPFAGSLTGYRHGRQVPPVPDGSCDITAHVAFDSVRAVAPGELLTQREALAALGIAGDQPAAGLALTDPAAWMAATARAGRVAELRDSAGLGGFHWLLCPRNAPISLVRA, from the coding sequence ATGGCACTGCACGACTGGCATTCGGCTTGGCGGGCAGCGCTCTACGGCCCGAAAGGCTTCTTCGCCGGCGGCGCGCGCCCGGCTGACCACTTCCGCACCTCCCCCTTGGTCGGGCCGGAGCTGGCCGAGGCGGTGGTGGTCCTGCTGGACCGGGTGGACATGGCCCTGGACCGGCCGAATCCGCTGGATTTCGTGGATGTGGGGGCCGGCGGCGGCGAGCTGGCGGCGCAGGTGTTCGCACGGTCCGAGCGCTTCGGCGGACGGCTACGGGTGCGCGCCGTGGAGCTGACCCGGCCGGAGTTGCCGGCCGGCGTCGAGTGGTCGTCGGAATTGCCCGATCAGGTGACGGGTTTGGTCATCGCCCACGAGTGGCTGGACTCGCTGCCGTGCCGCGTTGTGCAGATGCACGGGCAAAGGACCGTCGAGGTCGAGGTGGCCACCGATGGCACGGAATCCTTGGGCGATCCGGTGTCCTCGCCTTGGCTGGACGCCTGGTGGCCGTTGGCGGCCGAGGGGCAGCGGGCCGAGATCGGGTCGGGGCGGGACGCGGCGTGGGCGGACCTGGTGTCCCGGGTGGTCGCCGGCGCCGCGCTGGCCGTGGACTACGGGCATTTCCTGGCCTCGCGGCCGTTCGCCGGCTCGCTGACCGGCTACCGGCATGGACGGCAGGTGCCGCCGGTGCCGGACGGCAGCTGTGACATCACCGCCCACGTCGCCTTCGACTCGGTGCGGGCCGTCGCACCCGGCGAGCTCCTGACACAGCGGGAAGCGTTGGCGGCCTTGGGGATTGCCGGTGATCAGCCAGCGGCGGGGCTCGCGCTGACCGATCCGGCGGCCTGGATGGCGGCGACGGCCCGGGCCGGCCGGGTGGCGGAGCTGCGTGATTCGGCCGGGCTCGGCGGCTTCCACTGGCTGCTCTGTCCCCGAAACGCGCCGATCAGCCTCGTGCGAGCATGA
- the folB gene encoding dihydroneopterin aldolase — MSDRITLTGLRVFGYHGVFEHEKRDGQDFLIDVTVWLDLTAAAASDDLTQTVHYGELAERVAAIVAGDPRDLIETVAGDIADEVLTDERVGEVEVTVHKPSAPIPLSFQDVAVTVRRTRS, encoded by the coding sequence ATGAGTGACCGGATCACGCTGACCGGGTTGCGCGTGTTCGGCTATCACGGCGTGTTCGAGCACGAGAAGCGCGACGGACAGGACTTCCTGATCGACGTGACGGTCTGGCTGGACCTGACGGCCGCGGCGGCGAGCGACGACCTGACCCAGACCGTGCACTACGGCGAGCTGGCCGAGCGGGTGGCGGCGATCGTGGCCGGCGACCCGCGCGATCTCATCGAGACGGTCGCCGGCGACATCGCCGACGAGGTGCTGACCGACGAACGGGTCGGCGAGGTGGAAGTGACCGTGCACAAGCCGTCGGCACCGATCCCACTGTCCTTCCAGGACGTCGCGGTCACGGTGCGCAGGACGCGCTCGTGA
- the ftsH gene encoding ATP-dependent zinc metalloprotease FtsH, with protein MDRKRVLRNPLIWIVAAVAVYLAINLLADDTRGYTQVQTSDAISQVQKGNVKAARLDDKEQQLRLDLNTPFNGHTQIITSIPANGSEDAIFRMLQDPANKVGSYDVHVTSESPFLQMLIILVPIGLLLLALMWMMNNVQGGGNRVLNFGKSRAKQLSKDMPKTTFGDVAGADEAVEELHEIKDFLQNPGRYQALGAKIPKGVLLYGPPGTGKTLLARAVAGEAGVPFYSISGSDFVEMFVGVGASRVRDLFEQAKQNAPCIIFVDEIDAVGRHRGAGLGGGHDEREQTLNQLLVEMDGFDSRGGIILIAATNRPDILDPALLRPGRFDRQIPVGAPDLRGRKAILRVHAKGKPLAQDADLDGLAKRTVGFSGADLANVINEAALLTARHNGTIITGAALEESVDRVIGGPARKSKIISEKEKKITAYHEAGHALAAWAMPDIDPVYKVTILARGRTGGHTLSVPEEDKDLMTRSEMIARLVFALGGRAAEELVFHEPTTGASNDIEQATKIARAMVADYGMSARLGAVKYGQHDGEPFLGRQMSHAPDYSLEVAHEIDEEVRKLIEAAHDEAWQVLNTYRDVLDDLVLELVDKETLHQKDLERVFARVQKRPRITEFNNFGNRTPSDKPPVKTPGELAKERGEPWPPAGEEEVEPEPAPTPVATVPGGGELPGTNGSSAYPPGRPTGSAGGPPNYGAPPGWTPATQPNPNGSWTPNWDQNRPGNAPSGDPGDTERDSGR; from the coding sequence ATCTGGATCGTGGCGGCGGTTGCTGTCTATCTGGCCATCAACTTGCTGGCCGATGACACCCGTGGCTACACCCAGGTTCAGACCTCGGATGCAATTAGCCAGGTGCAGAAGGGCAATGTCAAGGCGGCCCGCCTCGACGACAAGGAGCAGCAGCTCCGACTCGACCTGAACACGCCGTTCAACGGGCACACCCAGATCATCACGTCGATTCCGGCCAACGGGTCGGAGGACGCGATCTTCCGGATGCTCCAGGACCCGGCCAACAAGGTCGGCTCCTACGACGTGCACGTGACCAGCGAGTCGCCCTTCCTCCAGATGCTGATCATCCTGGTGCCCATCGGCCTGCTGCTGCTGGCACTGATGTGGATGATGAACAACGTCCAGGGCGGCGGCAACCGGGTGCTGAACTTCGGCAAGTCCCGGGCCAAACAGCTGTCCAAGGACATGCCCAAGACGACCTTCGGCGACGTCGCCGGGGCGGACGAGGCGGTCGAGGAGCTCCACGAGATCAAGGACTTCCTCCAGAACCCCGGCCGCTACCAGGCCCTCGGCGCCAAGATCCCCAAGGGCGTGCTGCTCTACGGTCCGCCGGGAACCGGCAAGACCCTGCTGGCCAGGGCCGTCGCCGGCGAGGCCGGCGTGCCGTTCTACTCGATCTCCGGCTCGGACTTCGTCGAGATGTTCGTCGGTGTCGGCGCCTCCCGGGTGCGTGACCTGTTCGAGCAGGCCAAGCAGAACGCGCCGTGCATCATCTTCGTCGACGAGATCGACGCGGTCGGCCGGCACCGTGGCGCCGGCCTCGGCGGCGGCCACGACGAGCGCGAGCAGACCCTCAACCAGCTGCTGGTCGAGATGGACGGCTTCGACTCGCGTGGCGGCATCATCCTGATCGCGGCGACCAACCGGCCCGACATCCTGGACCCGGCGCTGCTGCGGCCCGGCCGCTTCGACCGGCAGATCCCCGTGGGCGCGCCCGACCTGCGCGGCCGCAAGGCCATCCTGCGGGTGCACGCCAAGGGCAAGCCGTTGGCCCAGGACGCCGACCTGGACGGCCTGGCCAAGCGGACCGTCGGCTTCTCCGGCGCCGACCTGGCCAACGTGATCAACGAGGCCGCGCTGCTCACCGCCCGGCACAACGGCACCATCATCACCGGCGCCGCGCTGGAGGAGTCGGTCGACCGCGTGATCGGTGGCCCCGCTCGCAAGAGCAAGATCATCTCCGAGAAGGAGAAGAAGATCACCGCGTACCACGAGGCCGGGCACGCCCTGGCCGCGTGGGCCATGCCGGACATCGACCCGGTCTACAAGGTCACCATCCTGGCGCGGGGCCGCACCGGCGGCCACACGCTGTCGGTGCCCGAGGAGGACAAGGACCTGATGACCAGGTCCGAGATGATCGCCCGGCTGGTGTTCGCGCTCGGCGGCCGCGCCGCCGAGGAGCTGGTCTTCCACGAGCCCACCACCGGCGCCTCCAACGACATCGAGCAGGCGACCAAGATCGCCCGCGCGATGGTCGCCGACTACGGCATGAGCGCCCGGCTCGGCGCGGTCAAGTACGGCCAGCACGACGGCGAGCCGTTCCTCGGCCGGCAGATGTCGCACGCGCCGGACTACTCCCTCGAGGTCGCGCACGAGATCGACGAGGAAGTGCGCAAGCTCATCGAGGCCGCGCACGACGAGGCGTGGCAGGTGCTCAACACCTACCGCGACGTACTCGACGACCTCGTGCTCGAGCTGGTGGACAAGGAGACGCTGCACCAGAAGGACCTGGAGCGGGTCTTCGCCCGGGTGCAGAAGCGGCCGCGGATCACCGAGTTCAACAACTTCGGCAACCGCACCCCGTCCGACAAGCCGCCGGTGAAGACGCCGGGCGAGCTGGCCAAGGAGCGCGGCGAGCCGTGGCCCCCGGCCGGCGAGGAGGAGGTCGAGCCGGAGCCGGCGCCGACCCCCGTCGCCACCGTGCCCGGCGGCGGTGAGCTGCCCGGCACCAACGGCTCCTCCGCCTACCCGCCCGGGCGTCCGACAGGCAGCGCCGGCGGCCCGCCCAACTACGGCGCGCCTCCCGGCTGGACGCCGGCGACGCAGCCCAACCCGAACGGCTCGTGGACCCCGAACTGGGACCAGAACCGACCGGGCAACGCCCCGTCCGGCGATCCGGGTGACACTGAGCGGGACAGCGGCCGTTGA
- a CDS encoding Rossmann-like and DUF2520 domain-containing protein, which translates to MTRPARLAVGVVSAGRVGSVLGAALARAGHVVVAASAVSKASVRRAEELLPDVPLLPPDEVAARADLVLLAVPDDALGGLVRGLVATDSLRAGQIVVHTSGAHGVDVLRPAAEVGVLPLALHPAMTFTGRAEDLHRVVACCVGVTAGEDDMAGWNVGEALVVEMGAEPVRVPEAVRPLYHAALTHGANHLATLVTECVDLLRNAGIEPAERVISPLLSAALDNALRHGDRALTGPVARGDAGTVRKHITVLRDAAPATVPAYLALARRTASRAADAGVLRADAVPEILSVLDEETER; encoded by the coding sequence ATGACCCGCCCCGCCCGGCTCGCCGTGGGCGTGGTGTCCGCCGGCAGGGTCGGTTCGGTGCTCGGCGCCGCGCTGGCCCGGGCGGGCCACGTCGTCGTGGCGGCGTCCGCCGTCTCCAAGGCGTCGGTGCGCCGGGCCGAGGAGCTGCTGCCGGACGTGCCGCTGCTGCCGCCGGACGAAGTCGCCGCCCGTGCCGACCTCGTGCTGCTGGCCGTGCCGGACGACGCCCTCGGTGGCCTCGTCCGCGGCCTGGTGGCGACGGATTCGTTGCGTGCCGGCCAGATCGTGGTGCATACCTCGGGGGCGCACGGCGTCGACGTGCTGCGACCGGCCGCCGAGGTCGGGGTGCTGCCGCTGGCCCTGCACCCGGCGATGACCTTCACCGGCCGCGCCGAGGACCTGCACCGCGTGGTGGCGTGCTGCGTCGGCGTGACGGCTGGCGAGGACGACATGGCCGGCTGGAACGTCGGCGAGGCGCTGGTCGTGGAGATGGGCGCGGAGCCGGTGCGCGTGCCCGAGGCCGTGCGCCCGCTCTACCACGCGGCGTTGACCCACGGCGCGAATCACCTGGCCACGCTCGTCACCGAATGCGTGGACTTGCTACGCAATGCGGGCATCGAACCGGCCGAGCGGGTGATCAGCCCGCTGCTGTCGGCGGCCCTGGACAACGCGCTGCGCCACGGTGACCGCGCTTTGACCGGCCCGGTCGCCCGCGGCGACGCCGGCACCGTCCGCAAGCACATCACCGTGCTGCGCGACGCCGCGCCGGCGACCGTGCCGGCGTACCTGGCGCTGGCCCGCCGCACCGCGAGCCGCGCCGCCGACGCCGGCGTGCTGCGTGCGGACGCCGTGCCCGAGATCCTTTCCGTGCTCGACGAGGAGACCGAGAGATGA
- the folP gene encoding dihydropteroate synthase, with protein sequence MGVVNVTADSFSDGGRYLRTDDAIRHGLELWAEGADLVDVGGESTRPGADRVDADVEIARVVPVIEQLTAEGVLVSVDTTRAVVADAALDAGAAVVNDVSGGLADPQMAKVVASSGAPWILMHWRGHSKNMNDLATYRDVVAEVRDELSARVDAALAAGVSAEALVLDPGLGFAKQREHDWALLHGLDQLLGLGFPLLVGASRKRFLGALLADADGNPRPPDGREVATTTVTALAAAAGVWGVRVHDVRRSMDAALVVRAWQRGSGE encoded by the coding sequence ATGGGTGTGGTGAACGTCACGGCCGACTCGTTCTCGGACGGCGGGCGGTATCTACGGACCGACGACGCCATCAGGCACGGCCTTGAGCTGTGGGCGGAAGGCGCGGACCTGGTGGACGTGGGCGGCGAGTCGACGCGGCCGGGCGCGGACCGGGTGGACGCGGACGTGGAGATCGCCCGGGTGGTGCCGGTGATCGAGCAGCTGACGGCCGAAGGTGTGCTGGTCAGCGTGGACACGACCAGGGCGGTGGTGGCCGACGCGGCGCTGGACGCGGGCGCGGCGGTGGTCAACGACGTGTCGGGCGGCCTGGCCGACCCGCAGATGGCCAAGGTGGTCGCGAGCTCGGGAGCGCCATGGATCCTGATGCACTGGCGCGGCCACAGCAAGAACATGAACGACCTGGCGACCTATCGGGACGTGGTGGCCGAGGTGCGCGACGAGCTGTCGGCCCGGGTGGATGCAGCGCTGGCGGCCGGGGTGTCGGCCGAGGCGCTGGTGTTGGACCCGGGACTGGGCTTTGCCAAGCAGCGCGAGCACGACTGGGCCCTGCTGCACGGCCTGGACCAGCTGCTCGGTCTGGGTTTCCCACTGCTGGTCGGCGCTTCCCGCAAACGCTTTCTGGGTGCGCTGTTGGCCGACGCCGACGGCAACCCGAGACCGCCGGATGGGCGTGAGGTGGCGACGACGACGGTCACGGCGCTGGCGGCGGCGGCCGGGGTGTGGGGTGTGCGAGTGCACGACGTCCGCCGGTCGATGGACGCGGCGCTGGTGGTGCGGGCCTGGCAGAGGGGAAGCGGCGAATGA
- the folK gene encoding 2-amino-4-hydroxy-6-hydroxymethyldihydropteridine diphosphokinase, protein MTRAVLSLGSNLGDRFAFLQGAVTGLRDHVRAVSPVYETAAWGVEEQPDFLNAIVIVQADDVDEWGWLAKGQALENEAGRVRTLHWGPRTLDVDVVTVDGVTSEHPDLLLPHPGTPERATVLIPWLDVEPDAVLPGHGPIAEVMAGVSVAGVRRRDDLRLEW, encoded by the coding sequence GTGACGCGGGCGGTGTTGTCGCTGGGGTCCAACCTGGGCGACCGGTTCGCGTTCCTCCAGGGCGCGGTGACGGGCCTGCGTGACCACGTTCGTGCGGTGTCCCCGGTGTACGAGACGGCGGCGTGGGGCGTGGAGGAGCAGCCGGACTTCCTGAACGCCATCGTCATCGTGCAGGCCGACGACGTCGACGAGTGGGGCTGGCTGGCCAAGGGACAGGCCTTGGAGAACGAGGCCGGTCGCGTGCGGACGCTGCACTGGGGTCCGCGCACGCTTGATGTCGATGTGGTCACTGTGGACGGTGTGACTTCTGAGCATCCCGATTTGCTGTTGCCGCATCCGGGCACCCCGGAGCGGGCCACGGTGCTCATCCCGTGGCTGGATGTCGAGCCTGACGCGGTTTTGCCGGGGCACGGCCCGATCGCCGAGGTCATGGCCGGTGTGAGCGTGGCAGGCGTGCGCCGCCGGGACGATCTCCGGCTGGAGTGGTGA
- a CDS encoding DUF3180 domain-containing protein: protein MKFTRFRDLLAVALVAGLLTVLVLRLVYAALPTLPRLAGVTFGVLAVVEAILAWQLRNRIAGKPGVRPVEPLTAARAVALAKASSLVGALMSGVWIAVVLTVLPLAAVSSAAADDRTTGLVGLVGSAALVAAALWLEHCCKTPDPPQQDDNVGLR, encoded by the coding sequence ATGAAGTTCACGAGATTTCGGGACCTGTTGGCAGTCGCGCTGGTAGCGGGCCTGCTGACCGTCCTCGTGCTCCGACTGGTCTACGCGGCGCTGCCGACCCTGCCGCGGTTGGCCGGCGTGACCTTCGGCGTGCTGGCCGTGGTCGAGGCGATCCTGGCCTGGCAGCTGCGCAACCGCATCGCCGGCAAGCCGGGGGTGCGGCCGGTGGAGCCGTTGACCGCGGCGCGGGCGGTCGCGCTGGCCAAGGCGTCGTCGCTGGTGGGCGCGCTCATGTCCGGGGTGTGGATCGCGGTGGTGCTGACCGTGCTGCCGCTGGCCGCGGTGTCCTCGGCGGCGGCCGATGACCGGACCACGGGCCTGGTCGGACTGGTCGGTTCGGCGGCACTGGTTGCCGCCGCTTTGTGGTTGGAACACTGCTGCAAGACGCCGGATCCCCCGCAGCAGGATGACAACGTCGGTCTCCGTTGA
- a CDS encoding DUF6779 domain-containing protein — protein sequence MTGRSGLTEGERGDSRGYGRLLLVAVLVLAIAATAVLVLSNDARFLRLGVLAALWAALVGAFLAVKYRREAAASEDEVADLQAVYELELEREVAARREYELEIEAETRRRVEEESREDLEALRGELRALRENLEALLGGEVLVERVALRAESTRMRSLSDQSRLLAVGEDRIIAKEDRKPITVGSVRKETPADKSPATELIERIPHEPLRAKEQAPRRPEPSRPEATRQPSRSNAQTEALSRSAAAGQARREPQRPAQPAATQFVNRPAAAKAAEPRPAERRPEARPPETRQPEPRKPAAGVPNVVGMRVQPSQALSQPMRAPDAREPRRAEPPRAPQQQPQQQPQRPEPAAATMAMRLNPEMKQQAPSRQPATAPVDAAGRRRRPEAANEATQMSPRPTPAETSGRRRRPEPAQQAAAAPPPEVDGPVWDPELGDWVPNSLELPIPVRTAPPVAPPPGPVPSAPPPPVTPPPVVDTGAHAAGKSVSELLASLGQEESRGRRRRRSED from the coding sequence ATGACCGGCCGCAGCGGCTTGACCGAAGGCGAGCGCGGTGACAGTCGTGGATACGGTCGGCTACTCCTGGTAGCGGTTCTCGTCCTGGCCATCGCCGCGACCGCCGTGCTCGTCCTGAGCAACGACGCGAGGTTCTTGCGCCTCGGCGTCCTCGCCGCGCTGTGGGCCGCCCTCGTCGGCGCCTTCCTCGCCGTGAAGTACCGCAGAGAAGCCGCGGCCAGCGAGGACGAGGTCGCCGACCTGCAGGCCGTCTATGAGCTGGAGCTGGAGCGCGAGGTCGCGGCCCGCCGCGAGTACGAGCTGGAGATCGAGGCCGAGACCCGTCGCCGGGTCGAGGAGGAGTCGCGGGAGGACCTGGAGGCGCTGCGCGGTGAGCTGCGCGCCCTGCGGGAGAACCTCGAGGCGCTGCTGGGCGGCGAGGTGCTGGTCGAGCGGGTGGCGCTGCGCGCGGAGTCGACGCGGATGCGGTCGCTGTCCGACCAGTCGCGGCTGCTGGCCGTTGGCGAGGACCGGATCATCGCCAAGGAGGACCGCAAGCCGATCACCGTCGGTTCGGTCCGCAAGGAGACGCCGGCCGACAAGTCGCCGGCCACCGAGCTGATCGAACGCATTCCGCACGAGCCGCTGCGGGCCAAGGAGCAGGCGCCGCGCCGTCCGGAGCCGAGCCGTCCGGAGGCGACCCGCCAGCCCAGCCGCAGCAACGCCCAGACCGAGGCGCTGAGCCGGTCGGCAGCGGCCGGACAGGCCCGGCGAGAGCCGCAGCGTCCGGCCCAGCCGGCCGCCACCCAGTTCGTGAACCGCCCGGCCGCCGCGAAGGCAGCCGAGCCGCGGCCGGCCGAGCGTCGGCCCGAGGCCCGCCCGCCGGAGACCCGTCAGCCTGAGCCGCGCAAGCCGGCCGCCGGTGTGCCCAACGTCGTCGGCATGCGGGTGCAGCCCTCACAGGCCCTGTCGCAGCCGATGCGGGCGCCGGACGCGCGTGAGCCGCGTCGTGCCGAGCCGCCGCGTGCGCCGCAGCAGCAGCCTCAACAGCAGCCCCAGCGCCCCGAGCCGGCCGCCGCAACGATGGCCATGCGCCTCAATCCGGAGATGAAGCAGCAGGCGCCAAGCCGTCAGCCGGCTACTGCCCCCGTGGATGCTGCCGGTCGCCGTCGTCGGCCCGAGGCCGCGAACGAGGCCACTCAGATGAGCCCGCGGCCCACGCCGGCCGAGACGTCCGGCCGTCGTCGCCGTCCCGAGCCCGCGCAGCAGGCGGCCGCCGCGCCGCCGCCCGAGGTGGACGGCCCGGTGTGGGACCCCGAGCTGGGCGACTGGGTGCCGAACTCGCTGGAGCTGCCGATCCCGGTGCGCACCGCGCCGCCGGTCGCGCCGCCGCCCGGCCCGGTGCCGTCGGCCCCGCCGCCGCCCGTGACGCCGCCGCCGGTCGTCGACACCGGCGCGCACGCCGCCGGCAAGTCCGTCAGCGAGCTGCTGGCCTCGTTGGGCCAGGAAGAGTCGCGCGGCCGCCGTCGCCGCCGTAGCGAGGACTAG
- a CDS encoding PrsW family intramembrane metalloprotease — protein MLAPAVGLIALGLAALVLLGLGVGKVGPLGVAVGAAAALLPVGPVIAAFLWIDRWEPEPARLLWVAFLWGACGATICSLLLNSTAETLGDIVLGHGNGHTLAAVATAPVAEEAAKGIFLVGLLVWRRQEFDGLVDGIVYAGFVATGFAFTENIEYFGLAFVKYGFGGATGGVIGAFVLRGVLAPFTHPLFTGMTGIGIGIAARSVSKRVRIIAPIIGYVCAVLLHSLWNSSATLGGADTFLIVYFLVILPILGAMAWLVVWQRRREQRVVTAQLPGMAANGWIADSEVSLLSSLTGRRGWRAAVRKRAGSNAAKAVYAYQTAATELAFLRDAVEHGTAGPDADERQRHLLKTMLAARQAAVNAPDALRATRHHLDGRENGTDGLRA, from the coding sequence GTGCTGGCCCCGGCGGTCGGACTGATCGCCCTCGGGCTGGCCGCACTTGTCCTGCTGGGACTCGGAGTGGGCAAGGTAGGACCGCTCGGCGTCGCGGTCGGCGCGGCCGCCGCGCTGTTGCCGGTCGGCCCGGTGATCGCGGCGTTCCTGTGGATAGACCGCTGGGAGCCCGAGCCGGCGAGGCTGCTGTGGGTGGCTTTCCTGTGGGGCGCCTGCGGGGCGACGATCTGCTCGCTGCTGCTCAACAGCACCGCCGAGACGCTGGGCGACATCGTGCTGGGACACGGCAACGGGCACACCCTCGCGGCCGTGGCCACCGCGCCGGTCGCCGAGGAGGCGGCCAAGGGCATCTTCCTGGTCGGGCTGCTGGTGTGGCGGCGGCAGGAGTTCGACGGTCTGGTCGACGGCATCGTCTACGCCGGTTTCGTCGCCACCGGCTTCGCCTTCACCGAGAACATCGAGTACTTCGGGCTGGCCTTCGTGAAGTACGGCTTCGGCGGCGCGACCGGCGGCGTGATCGGGGCTTTCGTGCTGCGCGGGGTGCTCGCGCCGTTCACGCATCCGCTGTTCACCGGCATGACCGGGATCGGCATCGGGATCGCGGCCCGCAGCGTGAGCAAGCGGGTCCGGATCATCGCGCCGATCATCGGCTACGTGTGCGCGGTGCTGCTGCACTCGCTGTGGAACTCCTCGGCCACCCTCGGCGGTGCGGACACGTTTCTGATCGTCTACTTCCTGGTGATCCTGCCGATCCTGGGCGCGATGGCCTGGCTGGTGGTGTGGCAGCGGCGGCGTGAGCAGCGGGTGGTGACGGCGCAGCTGCCGGGCATGGCGGCCAACGGCTGGATCGCCGACAGCGAGGTGTCGCTGCTGTCCAGCCTGACCGGTCGTCGAGGCTGGCGGGCAGCGGTGCGCAAGCGGGCCGGCAGCAACGCGGCCAAGGCCGTGTACGCCTACCAGACCGCCGCGACGGAATTGGCGTTTCTGCGGGACGCCGTCGAGCACGGCACCGCCGGACCCGATGCCGACGAGCGACAGCGGCATCTGTTGAAGACCATGTTGGCCGCTCGGCAGGCGGCGGTGAACGCCCCCGACGCGCTGCGGGCCACCCGTCACCACCTCGATGGGCGTGAGAACGGCACGGATGGCCTGCGCGCATGA
- a CDS encoding NADH-quinone oxidoreductase subunit D → MTPVQITVGVGAGAKYLGVDHVIDLGPLHPSAHGAYRLRLGVEDNVVTEAEPLVGHLHRGAEKLFEVRDYRQVLTLANRHDWLAAFCNELTVALAVERMTGMDVPPRAVRLRMVLCELNRMLAHLVFLAPLTRQLTGEPTAGTTAAVQGREAVQAVMEQASGGRIHFMANRIGGLREDVPATWIPNVRALLTTLSELLPAIRVSTVDSTAFRERHAGLGVLSHEAALALGVTGPTGRASGVDVDLRRDGEHLAYQDFQPVVGTDGDALTRVGCVVGEIELSLRLIAGILDELPSGPVNLRLPKAVKAPEGSVYVWTEAPLGISGVHLASRGEKTPWRLKLRTPSFNNVQALSALLPGTAVADLPAVLGSFAVVVGDIDK, encoded by the coding sequence ATGACACCCGTGCAGATCACCGTCGGCGTCGGCGCGGGCGCCAAGTACCTCGGCGTCGACCACGTCATCGACCTCGGCCCGCTGCACCCGTCGGCCCACGGCGCGTACCGGTTGCGGCTGGGCGTCGAGGACAACGTGGTCACCGAGGCCGAGCCGCTGGTCGGGCACCTGCACCGCGGCGCGGAGAAGCTGTTCGAGGTCCGCGACTACCGGCAGGTGCTCACCCTGGCCAACCGGCACGACTGGCTGGCCGCCTTCTGCAACGAGCTCACCGTCGCACTGGCCGTGGAGCGCATGACCGGCATGGACGTGCCGCCGCGGGCAGTTCGGCTGCGCATGGTGCTGTGCGAGTTGAACCGGATGCTGGCGCACCTGGTGTTCCTGGCCCCGCTGACCCGTCAGCTCACCGGCGAGCCGACGGCCGGCACGACTGCTGCGGTGCAGGGTCGCGAGGCCGTGCAGGCGGTGATGGAGCAGGCGTCCGGCGGGCGGATCCACTTCATGGCCAACCGGATCGGCGGCCTGCGCGAAGACGTGCCCGCGACCTGGATCCCCAATGTGCGGGCATTGTTGACGACGTTGTCCGAGCTGCTGCCGGCGATTCGCGTGTCCACTGTGGACAGCACCGCGTTTCGTGAGCGCCATGCCGGACTCGGCGTCCTCAGTCACGAAGCCGCGCTGGCGCTGGGTGTCACGGGGCCGACCGGGCGGGCCAGCGGCGTCGACGTCGACCTGCGCCGCGACGGCGAACACCTTGCGTACCAAGACTTCCAGCCCGTAGTGGGCACTGATGGCGACGCCTTGACCCGCGTCGGGTGTGTCGTCGGCGAGATCGAGCTGTCGCTGCGGCTGATCGCCGGGATCCTCGACGAGCTGCCGTCCGGACCGGTGAACCTGCGGCTGCCCAAGGCGGTCAAGGCACCCGAGGGCTCCGTCTACGTGTGGACCGAGGCCCCGCTGGGCATTTCCGGCGTGCACCTGGCCTCACGCGGCGAGAAGACTCCGTGGCGACTCAAGCTCCGCACACCGTCGTTCAACAATGTGCAGGCGCTGTCGGCTCTACTGCCTGGAACTGCGGTGGCCGACCTGCCCGCGGTGCTCGGTTCCTTCGCGGTCGTGGTCGGCGACATCGACAAGTGA